TTGTCAACATCATGGTTTTACCATACTGCTAGAACCATTATATTTGGTAAACAATTTCATAATCATATTGGTAGAGGTTCAtaatcagcaaaaaaaaagttggaaaCATACACAAGCTCCACAAGGAGATCCTTTCAAGGTTCAATTTGCTAGTGAGCAAAATAAGATGCCATGTTTAAATGCTACAGTCACTACAAATCCACAACTTGATAATTCAAGAGTATATGGAAGTTGGATAGAATAAGCACACCATTAAAGGGCATTTTCCTTCTTTAAATAAAGATAAAGCTTTTGTTCTATCATGCTGCGCCTTGTCTCCATGAACAGAAACGGCTTTCCACCCCCTTCAGAACAAACATAAATAGGTTAACTATAATGGAGGAAATAAGTTGTAGAAAAATTGACTTGCAGACACAGAATACAAATCTGCTACCTTTTATTAAGCATTGCTTCTACTCGTCCAGCTTCTTTCTTGTACAACACAAAAACTAAAACCCTGTTGCTGTTGCACCAAATACAGGATACGCAATTTTCTAAGATTGATATTGACTATAGAGTTGATGAAAGAAATTCTCTTAATTACCCATGTTAATGTATATGTAATTAAAAAAGTATGTATGATCTGTAGCTACAATTCGAATAGAACAAGTTCTGCTATGAAGAACACTTTGGAATTCTTGCGGACATAAGCCTATGAATGGAACTGGGAAGTGGGAACCCAAGTACAATCCAAAGTTGCAAATTTGAGAGCGTATAGGTGAGCTGAAAATGGTTCAAGGTTTTTAAGCTGAGTAGCTGACCACCAATTTCTCCATTCAACAGTTCTAAATCATTGCTTGATCTTTTATCTGTCTTGCTACTCAGAAACCAGCAGCATATGAATTTTGTACTGCAATATCTACCTCTGCGCTCGATGATATTTGTCCAACAAAGCAACTAATCTTGAATCTCGTGCTCTATCATCCAATACTTCAACAATTTGCATCACATCATGGTTAGCTGCAAGATCTTCCGATCCAACGACAACCTACAACAAGGTTTCACATAAATGATAAAACACAAGAAACAAGATAttttaaaagaagaaaacagataaACATTACCTTTATTGGGTTTGGATCCATAAACTCTTGGGCTAGCTGGTGGACAGCAAAGGGCCATGTTGCACTGAACATAACCATCTGACGTACTGCATAAGAAATTTTGTTATCATGCATCGCGAAGAAAGAAATAATTGTTTGGCCATGGATAGAGAAATCCAGAGTTAACTCCAGCAAAAATCCATACTAGTACCCCAGCTAAAATCAAAATACACTGAGAACGGCCATGATAACTCCTTGACTCTTGAACACGATATGCGCAAATGGCCAAAGTACCATACCAGTTGCTTCTACAGAGTTAACTCTTCACAATTTCTACTTCGTAATAATCACAACATGCTCAAAGTTCATACCAAGACAGCTTATTGAATAAAAAGCAAAATTGCTGTCCAGAAGGCAATATAGACAACTGCGAGACCATTGCCGATTCATATCCAACAAAACCTCACAGGCTCAGTGCATATGTCTAATTGTTCCTTCATTCCCTCTTGAGCTATTGCATGTCAACTTATGAATTGGCATATGCGCGTTCAACACACAAAACTAGCACACAGTATGGAGCAACAATAACAGCATACAGGAAGAGAGAGACATACTCGACGATGTTTGGCTTAATATTGCCCTGACTTCAGGTTCAAAACCCATATCTAGCATCCGATCAGCTTCATCTAGAACCTACACAACACAAACATTTATGTTGGACACTAGTGACACTATATGATGATACCAAGTTACCACCAACAACATAAAATGCAAAACCATAAGATAAGTAGTCCCACAGAACACTTCAGGTGACTTCACTGTTCTGCCAGACAATCATGATACATTATATAGCAAGATTTTATCCCTGTTATTAGTTCTAGTAATTTCTAGTCGATTAGATCCAAACAACAGAGCAGATACCGAAAAGAGAAGGGAGTAACAAGGGGAACTACCCCTTCAGTTATTTTTTGGTATTCACTTGAGTTCTACCAGCAACCTTTTTTTATAAATTGGCACCAAGACGGTGTTAAGAGCATGTGCAAGGATACGAGCACAAGTGACCAGGATATATTATTGTTAGGTAAACAGAAAGTTTAAGCTATGTAAATGATTAAATCATTGTGTTACAGATAGTTGTTTCACCAATGACTTACTTACCCACCTATTATCAATGTATGCAAATTCAATGAAACCAAGTACGTTTTTTACGTAACATTAGTAACCATCATGCTTAATTACAATGTTACTACAGACCAATCACGCACTACTTTTCTTGCTAAGTGTGTTGCATTTGAAATCTTACTAGAGCACCAAGTAAAACTCCCCAAATAAGACTCATAAAACATCTCATAGCCATGTTCAAGTTCTAGCCCTATAAGAATAACTAGTTTTTAAATAGCATCCACAGAGAACAATAAAACTACAATGAAACACACAATTAACTTACCACAAAAGAAACCTCATTAAGACGGCAAACACCCATTTCAATGAGGTCTTTCATACGACCAGGTGTCCCTATGACTATttcctgtagcacagaaacaaaaaagtaTGAAGTCAGGTaacaaaatattttatatGACCAACTCTAGGATACAAAGCCAACTCCAAACCACCAATACTTATTACAGTTTAAGATCAGTTGATTACAATACAACTCAAGTCAAGTATGAAAGAATGTTATCTTACAACTCCAGATTTGAGGGCAGATATTTGGGGTCCTTTTGAAGTTCCACCATAGAGGCACACAGAATTAATCCCGCATGGTGCCCCAGCTTCAGTAAGTACATCTGCGATCTAGCACAATAATAAACTGTAAATCATCTTAGGTGCATTAACATCCTAAAGAACCCAGTTTTTATGATTGAGAATATGACATCATCCTActgaataaaataaatagcTAATCCATGACATATAGTAGACAAAGGTAAAAATATCACTCTGACATTCCCTTGGTATGAGCTTGTTTCTCTATGGCACAAAGTGCTTCAGATAGCAAAGAACCGAAGAGcataaatattaaaaaaaacatcacgTAAGAGTGACTTTGGTACACGTGAACATAAATCAAGCACTTAACATATAGTTTTCATGATTCTAAaagagcggcagcggcggggaaAAATATTTGGAATGTGTgtggggtgggtggggggTATCAAacaaactaaaaatttgaTATAACATAGTCATCCCAATGTTACTGAGACAATGCTAAATCAGGAAAACCTCAAAGATGCAATTTTCACTTAATTCAATTCAACGAAGACCAATAGAATGTGTGCATCACACTAGTTGCATGATATATGGAATTATTTTTGCCGCTAGTAAGTCAGCTCAACTATACTAGTCTACTTGAAAGTTCAACCATTATAAAAAATGCTCATCAACCATGATAAAAAAAGCTCACCAAACATGATAAAAAAGCTCATACAAGTTATTTACTACCACACGAGATGAATATTGAATAGCGTCTACCCAAAATTGTAATTCAGAATATCACGTAGAGGTTCACCTGCTGAGCAAGCTCCCTCGTAGGAGCAAGCATGAGGCATCGTGGCAGCCCCTTCTTCGCAGCCTTTTCCCCCAGTTTGTTCCTAACGTGCATTAGTGCCGGGACACCAAACGCAATCGTCTTCCCTGACATTTCAAATTACATTGGAGCAACAAAGCGTCATCAATCCAAACAAGATGCGGCGGAATAATAGCCACAGAGGAGCAGAGGTTGTAGATTTGTAACAGTACCCGACCCGGTGGCAGCGATGCCTATGAAATCACGGCCGTCGAGGAGGTACGGCCAGGCTAGCGCCTGGATGGGCGACGGCCGATCGAACCCCTTGCAGCAGTCGAGCACCTGGGGTGgtagcgcggcggcggcgaaggacTTGAGCTGTGCGTACTTGGGTTCCGCATAGCCCTTCCCCGTCACCGCCACGCTCTTCTCTACGGGCCCTGCTTGGTCGGATTCGTCTTGGCCCGCCGCCCTTTTTTTGCTGCTCTTCGCCGCCTCTTCCGTCGCTGCCTCCTGCTCGGCCTCGGCCGCTAGCTTCcgcttcttctctttcttgctCTTTTTGCTGCTCTTGGCCACCTCTTCCGTCGCTGCCTCCTGCTCGGCCTCGGCCGCTAGCTTACGCTGCTTctctttcttgctcttcttctccttcttcctcttggatAGTTCCTCCTGGGCGGGGAGGAGTTTGgggtccatggcggcggcagggggaGGGGGCGCGGTCGACGAAGCAGGAGAGGCGGAGGTTGATttttctagggttttagaaCGAACGAACGCGTAGGCGTAAGGGTTTGAGAGTCCTTTCTTTAGGGTCCTTTTGAACTAGAAAATGTATGAATCAAAAAAACACCGCGATTGCGATAGCTAATGTTCCGAATTGGTTCACGCCCAGCGGCTGTCAACCCAACAAACTTACTTCGTTTTAGATTTGACATactttctaaatataagatgttctaatttgttctaagtcaagcATTTTCAGATTTGACCAAGagtacaaaaatatatataatatttaCAATGTTAAATAataagtattttattttatgaagATATATAATATGGATTTACTGCAGTTATATAGATGTCGATAGATTTTCTATAATTTGGTTAAATTTTAAGAAAGTTACCTTATGACAGAGTCAGAACATCTTAAATTTAGAAACAGATGGAGTAATTTGATGTGTTGACGTCCCAATCTTTCGTGATACAAAAATACTAGATGAAGTTTTGCACTATCAATAAAGGTAATAAGCAGATCATGTTTTAAGTAGCAATCAGCAGATTCAGTAATTTTCCAATTTACAAGTAAGAGAGCAACTGCACATATCAGATCCCAAATATAAAATATTCTAAATTTGTCTCAAatcaaaaaattcaaatttgattaaatttatagaaaatctACCGACTTCAACAACTATAAATTAGTTTCATCAAATTTATTAGAGTATGCTTACTTAATATTCTATGATGTTAGTactttttctataaatttggtcaaaatttaaaaggtTTGACTTATGATAAAATTAGAACATACTCcgtccatccaacaaaagatgtctcaagtttgttaaaatttggatgtatctagacgtgacttaatgtatagatgcattcaaatttgatcaaagttgagacatcctttgttggacggagggagtattttttttttacgaaagcAGCAGCGCCAattcattaattaagagtTGGAATATACAAGCGCAAAGCGCAAAGCAAAAGGGAAGAGACAGAGCTACAGAGCAGGGAAAAGCAAGGAATAGTAAACCCTAGCGGCTACTCGGGGGGTCTCACGGTCTCAAACCAGGTCTTCTCATCCATTAGAGTTTGGCGACACCGCGAAGGCCTGCCGCCTGCCACAGGCGGACCTCTTCAACAACATCGGCAGCCACAGCCGAGGGTGGGCGACCTGAGGATCTGAAAACACGCTGGTTCCTTTCAAGCCAAACGAACCACCAGGACGCCATGATGAGGCCGCCGAAGCTCTCCCTGTCAGCGGCGCATGTGAGGTGGGAGGCGGCCTTGTCCCACCAGGAGATAAGATCGCAGGCCAGAGCGACAGCGCAGAGGAGCGACGCAAGCAGAAGTCGGGGTAGGAGGGAGTTCCACACCTGGACCGTGAAGGAGCAGGCCGAGAAAAGGTGGAGGGCGGTCTCAGGCTGCGTGAAACAGAGCTGGCAGGTGGTAACATGAACAATGTTGCGCTTCGCCAGCTGATCTGCCGTCTCAGGCTGcgtgaaacggagggagtattacatttaggaatgaaggtactccctccgatccatattaattgtctcaaatttactcaaatatgaatgtatttatgcctaaaaggcgtctagattcatgtaatattttgacaactaatatgaatCGAATGGAGTAGTAGAATTTTTGCTGTGGAAAAAGAGGGATCGAGCAAGACATGGTAACCTAGTTGTACCCTAATCCAACAAGGCAAGCAAGGAACTGCACCGCTGATAAACTCTGAGCCTGAGACCAGTCGATCATAACCTTCACTTAAGGGTGAACCATGCAGATCCCTTGGATAAATTCCATGAACAATGGCCCTGAATTTGCAGCAACACGCACAAACCATAGATGGGAAAACTTGGAATCGCACGAGGTATTTAGTTGCCCTCGAAAGTGGCGTTTTCTGGATTCTCATTAAAAGATTAACCCGATGAAACCACTAAAAAAGTTCATCTACCTTGACTTGTAGTCGCACTCTTTAGGGACATTTTGATATCGAGGGTCCCAACTAAATATTCATTTGGATATCCCAAATATCACTACATTGCTAGATGTCCCGGCTGCGCCTTTCGGGACCGCCA
This is a stretch of genomic DNA from Brachypodium distachyon strain Bd21 chromosome 1, Brachypodium_distachyon_v3.0, whole genome shotgun sequence. It encodes these proteins:
- the LOC100821068 gene encoding DEAD-box ATP-dependent RNA helicase 5, producing MDPKLLPAQEELSKRKKEKKSKKEKQRKLAAEAEQEAATEEVAKSSKKSKKEKKRKLAAEAEQEAATEEAAKSSKKRAAGQDESDQAGPVEKSVAVTGKGYAEPKYAQLKSFAAAALPPQVLDCCKGFDRPSPIQALAWPYLLDGRDFIGIAATGSGKTIAFGVPALMHVRNKLGEKAAKKGLPRCLMLAPTRELAQQIADVLTEAGAPCGINSVCLYGGTSKGPQISALKSGVEIVIGTPGRMKDLIEMGVCRLNEVSFVVLDEADRMLDMGFEPEVRAILSQTSSIRQMVMFSATWPFAVHQLAQEFMDPNPIKVVVGSEDLAANHDVMQIVEVLDDRARDSRLVALLDKYHRAQSNRVLVFVLYKKEAGRVEAMLNKRGWKAVSVHGDKAQHDRTKALSLFKEGKCPLMIATDVASRGLDIPDVEVVINYSFPLTTEDYVHRIGRTGRAGKKGVAHTFFTQADKGLAGELVNVLREADQVVPPALMKFGTHVKKKESKIYGSHFKEITADAPKSTKITFGDSDEE